From a region of the Paenibacillus lutimineralis genome:
- a CDS encoding ATP-binding protein, whose product MKTKQILLILGIYLLIITSIRLIWVTWKFPPPHPNATQGTIDLTTWDFSSNQAIPLNGEWEFYTHAFYMNDDENPPQPDYIHVPSNWGKTLNPAGHSPIGYGSYRLLIHIHANEKQMLGIRVPPIPTSSELYINGQLLAYSGTPGKDIDSSTARKVPYYANFYSEGETIEVVIQVANYYDYFNGGLTSPVMIGTGQAIEKNVWYSRSMQMLVCAVLLIHAFYACLLLFIGGRIPGLLSFFLLIVSTIISILIDDERLLQIWLPINYDWISRLTHLSYLGIIYFLFKNAMLLTVERTSSSRYRWFNYFCSLYAGIVLFLPLQPLLKLGYFNIPLYLFTIVAVPTLTFRSAKQGNRDAMFLLIGGITIAINAMWGIVNTFYFPEIGYYAFDLIFTVLAVTAYWFKRHFNSITALRLLTEKLQKADKRKDDFLAHTSHELRNPLHGMLNIAQAVLDDETGRKESRHQESLRLLISVGRSMSFLLNDLLDINRLKENAIHIQPAPIRVQAVASGVIDMLGFMSEGKPIRIVNEIPESFPLVQADENRLTQILFNLLHNAVKFTMRGHIELRATIQNGYAHITVSDTGVGIDKATLQRIFLPYEQADSSVTSLGGGIGLGLSVCKQLVELQGGTISAESAPNHGSTFIFTLPLAMTADTPKRDDPSPDAAPLLAHAVDTPVAASKEDDMTELPEVSESPSPTIDKIRILAVDDDPVNLRVLTHALASEPYIVGTAINGNEAIALLDTVKWDIMIIDVMMPGMSGYELTKRVRQRYSLAELPVLLLTARSQPEDIHSGFLAGANDYIIKPMNTLELKSRIRALTDLTLAVRDRIYMEAAWLQAQIKPHFFFNTLNSIVALSEIDTRRMRKLADAFSLYLRASFDFKNSDKLVTLSSELELVQAYLSIEKERFDERLEVQWDVKASLEMLVPPLSIQPLVENAVRHGILKRARGGTILIRIAEYEDRAEVYIEDDGVGMDGTTIRHILIRSSAKEQQGIGLINTDQRLKQLYGQGLRIESRLNEGTIVSFQILK is encoded by the coding sequence ATGAAAACAAAGCAAATCTTACTCATTCTCGGCATATACCTGCTGATTATAACTAGTATCCGTCTTATATGGGTCACATGGAAATTTCCACCGCCCCATCCCAATGCTACTCAAGGTACCATTGATCTCACCACCTGGGACTTTTCGTCGAACCAGGCGATTCCTTTGAACGGGGAGTGGGAGTTTTACACGCATGCATTCTATATGAATGATGATGAAAATCCGCCACAGCCTGATTATATTCACGTGCCAAGCAACTGGGGAAAGACATTAAACCCGGCAGGACATTCGCCGATCGGCTATGGCTCATACCGACTTCTCATTCACATTCATGCAAACGAGAAGCAGATGCTCGGCATTCGGGTGCCGCCCATTCCCACCTCTTCCGAGCTGTATATCAATGGACAATTGCTGGCTTATTCCGGAACTCCGGGGAAGGACATCGATTCTTCCACAGCGCGCAAAGTGCCTTATTACGCCAATTTCTATTCCGAGGGGGAAACCATAGAAGTTGTCATCCAAGTTGCTAATTATTATGACTATTTTAATGGGGGCCTTACTTCTCCCGTCATGATTGGCACGGGGCAAGCGATTGAGAAGAACGTATGGTACTCCCGCAGCATGCAGATGCTCGTTTGCGCCGTTCTATTGATACACGCCTTCTATGCTTGCCTGCTCCTGTTCATTGGCGGTCGGATTCCTGGACTATTAAGCTTCTTTCTGCTGATTGTCAGCACCATTATCTCGATTCTTATCGATGATGAGCGGCTCCTGCAAATCTGGCTGCCGATAAACTATGATTGGATAAGCCGACTGACCCATCTATCCTATCTTGGCATCATCTATTTTTTGTTCAAAAATGCCATGCTGCTTACGGTGGAACGCACATCATCCAGCCGTTACCGCTGGTTCAATTATTTCTGCTCACTTTATGCCGGCATTGTCTTGTTTCTGCCCTTGCAACCGCTGTTGAAATTGGGTTATTTCAACATTCCTTTATACCTGTTCACGATTGTGGCCGTTCCAACCTTGACGTTTCGCTCAGCCAAACAAGGCAACCGGGATGCGATGTTCCTGCTGATTGGAGGAATAACGATTGCCATCAACGCGATGTGGGGCATCGTTAACACATTTTACTTTCCCGAAATCGGCTATTATGCGTTTGACCTCATATTCACCGTGCTGGCTGTAACCGCCTATTGGTTCAAACGACATTTCAACTCCATAACAGCACTCCGGCTCCTCACCGAGAAGTTGCAGAAGGCTGACAAGCGTAAGGACGATTTTCTTGCCCATACGTCCCACGAGCTTCGCAACCCGCTTCACGGCATGCTTAACATTGCCCAAGCGGTGCTCGACGATGAAACCGGCCGGAAAGAGAGCAGACATCAGGAAAGCTTGCGTTTGCTTATTTCCGTCGGCCGCAGTATGTCGTTTCTGCTTAACGATCTGCTCGACATCAACCGGCTCAAAGAGAATGCCATTCACATTCAGCCTGCTCCCATCCGCGTACAGGCGGTGGCTTCCGGCGTCATCGACATGCTGGGCTTCATGTCGGAGGGTAAGCCGATCCGAATCGTCAACGAAATCCCGGAATCATTCCCCCTGGTGCAGGCGGACGAGAATCGGCTGACACAAATTTTATTCAACCTTTTGCATAACGCGGTCAAATTTACAATGCGCGGCCATATTGAACTCCGCGCCACTATACAGAATGGCTATGCGCACATAACCGTCTCTGATACGGGTGTCGGGATTGATAAAGCGACGCTGCAACGAATCTTTCTCCCCTACGAGCAAGCCGATTCGAGCGTAACTTCGTTAGGCGGCGGCATCGGGCTTGGACTGAGCGTCTGCAAGCAGCTCGTCGAGCTGCAGGGAGGTACCATTTCTGCCGAATCCGCTCCCAATCACGGATCGACCTTCATCTTTACGTTGCCGCTTGCGATGACGGCAGACACGCCGAAGAGAGATGACCCTTCGCCGGATGCTGCACCATTGCTCGCGCACGCAGTGGACACACCTGTCGCGGCCTCCAAGGAGGACGATATGACCGAATTGCCGGAAGTCAGCGAATCGCCGTCTCCGACCATTGACAAAATTCGCATACTGGCAGTGGACGACGATCCGGTCAACTTGCGGGTGTTGACTCATGCACTGGCTTCCGAGCCATATATCGTCGGCACAGCAATAAACGGAAACGAAGCTATTGCCCTGTTGGATACGGTCAAGTGGGACATTATGATCATCGACGTCATGATGCCCGGCATGTCCGGCTACGAGCTGACCAAGCGAGTCCGGCAGCGCTATTCGCTAGCTGAGCTCCCCGTGCTGCTGCTTACAGCGCGCAGTCAGCCGGAGGATATTCATTCCGGCTTCCTCGCGGGGGCCAACGACTACATTATTAAGCCAATGAACACGTTGGAGCTAAAATCGAGAATTCGGGCACTTACCGATCTGACGCTGGCTGTCCGCGATCGAATATACATGGAGGCAGCGTGGCTGCAAGCGCAAATCAAGCCGCATTTTTTCTTCAACACACTCAACTCCATCGTTGCGCTTAGCGAGATCGATACGCGCCGTATGCGCAAGCTTGCAGATGCATTCAGCTTATATTTACGTGCCAGCTTCGACTTCAAAAACTCGGACAAGCTCGTGACCTTGAGTAGCGAGTTGGAGCTAGTCCAAGCCTATTTGTCGATTGAGAAGGAACGGTTTGATGAACGCCTCGAGGTGCAGTGGGACGTAAAGGCATCCTTGGAGATGCTTGTACCACCTCTATCCATTCAGCCACTGGTTGAGAATGCAGTAAGGCACGGGATTTTGAAACGAGCGCGCGGAGGCACCATCCTAATCCGGATTGCCGAATATGAGGATAGAGCGGAGGTTTACATCGAGGATGATGGCGTGGGAATGGACGGAACGACCATCCGGCACATTCTGATTCGCAGTTCCGCGAAGGAGCAGCAGGGGATCGGGCTGATCAATACCGACCAGCGGCTGAAGCAGCTTTACGGACAAGGGCTGCGTATTGAGAGCAGACTTAACGAAGGAACAATCGTTTCGTTCCAGATATTGAAGTAG
- the rpe gene encoding ribulose-phosphate 3-epimerase, translated as MKNLLFSPSMMCADFAQLAAETQKLDEAGADMFHIDVMDGVFVPNFALGPGDIACIRASTSKPIDVHLMIEDSFRYCELFVSLGADIIYIHPEADKHPARTLAAITSLGKTPGLAINPGTSLESVKELLNLCDFVLLMTVNPGFAGQKYIPFVTDKLQRLTEMKSSYGFKIVVDGAISDSKVRELGALGADAFVLGTSALFGKARPYKDIISELRQPI; from the coding sequence ATGAAAAATCTATTATTTTCACCATCCATGATGTGCGCTGACTTCGCCCAGCTTGCTGCGGAAACCCAAAAACTGGACGAAGCCGGCGCCGATATGTTCCATATAGACGTAATGGACGGCGTTTTTGTTCCGAACTTTGCCCTCGGCCCGGGTGATATCGCATGTATACGAGCGAGCACCAGCAAGCCCATCGATGTCCATCTGATGATAGAAGACTCATTTCGCTATTGTGAATTGTTTGTATCGCTCGGAGCTGATATCATCTATATTCATCCAGAGGCGGACAAACATCCGGCGCGCACTCTCGCAGCAATCACATCGCTCGGAAAGACTCCGGGGCTTGCCATCAATCCGGGCACCTCGCTCGAAAGCGTGAAAGAACTTCTCAATCTGTGCGACTTTGTACTGCTCATGACGGTGAATCCTGGATTCGCCGGGCAGAAGTACATCCCGTTTGTTACCGATAAGCTTCAACGACTCACAGAAATGAAGAGCAGCTACGGCTTTAAAATAGTGGTCGACGGCGCGATCTCGGACAGTAAGGTTCGCGAACTTGGCGCACTGGGGGCCGATGCCTTTGTTTTGGGTACTTCTGCGCTGTTCGGAAAGGCCCGGCCTTACAAAGATATTATTTCTGAGCTGAGGCAGCCTATATGA
- a CDS encoding response regulator codes for MRVLLVDDEPLASIELQGALEREVSGIQIVATYSNPTKVIAGVLEHRPDVVFLDIGMPEIDGLELGRQIQAVVPGICIVFVTGYDQYAVRAFELYALDYLVKPVNDSRLRNTVMRLQEKLNLKGLGKVPVRNAPLIGCFEQILFHPPGMEAQTVKWRTSKSQELFAFLLYHRERVVGRGVLLELLWPNIEEARAAQHLYTAIYHIRQTLKSYKMDSISIRIGELQAGYQLDIGGAQVDTELWESELKQLGSLDAGTADAYERVLRMYTGHYLGYYDYLWVEHERERLQLLWLYQMKRLSEYYEGQCVLDKAIQINLSIQRICPDEEECYFSLMKLYHAVDNHMGIEEQYYLLKTRMERELELPISEDIVRWYEQWRLGQHKLIGELKGNSTFLLK; via the coding sequence ATGAGAGTTTTATTGGTCGACGACGAGCCGCTAGCGTCTATTGAACTTCAAGGAGCCCTTGAACGCGAAGTCAGCGGAATACAGATCGTCGCCACGTATTCAAATCCGACAAAAGTGATTGCTGGCGTATTAGAGCATCGCCCTGATGTGGTGTTCTTGGATATTGGAATGCCCGAGATTGACGGGCTGGAGCTTGGTAGGCAGATCCAGGCTGTCGTTCCCGGCATCTGTATCGTGTTCGTGACCGGTTACGACCAGTATGCCGTTCGTGCTTTCGAGCTTTATGCCTTGGATTATCTAGTAAAGCCGGTGAACGACAGTCGTCTTCGCAACACCGTCATGCGGCTTCAGGAGAAGCTGAACTTGAAAGGTTTGGGGAAAGTTCCGGTTCGGAATGCGCCACTGATAGGGTGTTTCGAACAGATCCTTTTCCACCCTCCGGGCATGGAAGCACAGACCGTAAAATGGAGGACGAGCAAATCGCAGGAATTGTTCGCTTTTTTGCTTTACCATCGAGAGCGGGTCGTCGGCCGAGGCGTACTCCTCGAGCTGCTATGGCCGAATATAGAGGAGGCGAGAGCGGCTCAACACCTCTATACGGCTATCTATCATATCCGTCAAACTCTGAAATCCTACAAGATGGATTCGATATCCATACGCATCGGCGAACTGCAAGCAGGATATCAACTGGATATCGGGGGAGCGCAGGTTGACACGGAGCTATGGGAAAGCGAATTAAAGCAATTGGGTTCTCTCGATGCGGGCACCGCCGACGCCTATGAACGCGTGCTGAGGATGTACACGGGCCACTATCTCGGGTATTACGATTACTTGTGGGTGGAGCACGAACGGGAACGCTTGCAGTTGCTATGGCTATACCAGATGAAGAGATTGAGCGAATATTACGAGGGGCAATGCGTCCTAGACAAAGCCATTCAGATTAACCTTAGCATTCAACGGATATGTCCGGATGAGGAAGAATGCTATTTTTCGCTGATGAAGCTCTATCATGCGGTAGATAATCATATGGGCATAGAGGAACAATACTATCTCCTCAAAACGAGAATGGAACGTGAGCTGGAGCTTCCGATTAGCGAGGACATCGTCCGTTGGTATGAACAATGGAGATTGGGCCAACACAAGCTCATCGGAGAATTAAAGGGAAATTCGACGTTTTTATTAAAGTAG
- a CDS encoding IS3 family transposase, with amino-acid sequence MDEAQRRIEAYIQFYNQNRPHRKLNKLTPVYYRRQLAAWGLFSMSTE; translated from the coding sequence TTGGATGAGGCACAAAGGCGAATTGAGGCATATATCCAGTTCTATAACCAGAATCGACCACATAGAAAACTAAATAAGTTGACGCCGGTATATTACCGGCGCCAACTTGCAGCCTGGGGGCTTTTTTCGATGTCTACAGAATAG
- a CDS encoding SIS domain-containing protein produces the protein MNRNFLKNNSSVMREEIFEQPQLLRESLETNKEMIKTVSADVKDRGCRSVYFTARGSSEHACLLAQYIMEIYGGIPSKIVNPSVITLYHGNLDMSGSVTIGVSQSGGAEDVSMVLGHARNQGALTISLTNIQGVVDKAAEHNMHNHVGNERAMPATKTYMSQALLLTKIMAEITGSAVLRNAVDNVPDAIAAALAHENLIREYASYFRYANSIDIFSRGITHAAMKEAELKIQETANVSARAYAASDYSHGPFSTTSHMRPCIFTLVDSVTDDFTMNLYRNMLKKDIFAMAITNKPELAKEFPLAIVLPENCEGICGAFSAVTVMQLFSCWLAIYRGINPDKPEGVSKTVVTI, from the coding sequence ATGAATAGGAATTTTTTAAAGAATAACAGCTCAGTCATGCGCGAGGAGATATTCGAACAGCCTCAGTTGCTGAGAGAAAGCCTTGAAACGAACAAAGAGATGATTAAAACTGTTTCGGCAGACGTAAAGGATAGAGGATGCCGCTCCGTCTATTTTACGGCGCGCGGTTCGAGCGAGCATGCATGTCTGCTCGCTCAATATATAATGGAAATATACGGTGGGATACCCTCAAAGATTGTAAATCCTTCGGTGATTACGCTTTACCATGGCAACTTGGATATGTCTGGCTCGGTGACGATAGGAGTATCCCAGTCGGGTGGTGCAGAAGATGTTTCGATGGTGCTCGGTCATGCACGGAATCAGGGGGCTCTAACAATCAGCCTCACCAATATTCAAGGGGTTGTGGATAAGGCCGCCGAACACAATATGCACAATCATGTCGGCAATGAACGGGCCATGCCTGCCACAAAAACGTATATGTCGCAGGCATTGCTGCTTACAAAAATCATGGCCGAAATAACTGGTAGTGCCGTGCTCAGGAACGCAGTAGATAACGTGCCTGACGCAATAGCCGCAGCGCTCGCTCATGAGAACCTTATCCGCGAGTACGCTAGCTACTTCAGATATGCAAATTCAATCGATATCTTTTCACGTGGTATCACGCACGCGGCGATGAAAGAGGCTGAGCTGAAGATACAGGAGACGGCGAATGTCAGCGCTCGCGCTTACGCGGCGAGCGATTACAGCCACGGACCATTTTCCACAACAAGCCATATGAGGCCTTGTATTTTTACGCTTGTTGACAGTGTGACCGATGACTTTACGATGAACCTTTACCGGAACATGCTCAAAAAGGATATATTCGCCATGGCCATCACGAACAAGCCCGAACTTGCTAAGGAGTTCCCTCTAGCGATTGTGTTGCCCGAAAACTGTGAGGGAATATGCGGCGCGTTCTCTGCGGTTACGGTAATGCAGTTGTTCTCATGCTGGCTTGCTATCTATCGTGGTATTAATCCCGACAAACCAGAAGGAGTGAGCAAAACGGTCGTGACTATCTAA
- a CDS encoding S-layer homology domain-containing protein: MLLQGDYFKWRKQLMVMLIFVLVFGSFSTTFVPKVSAASSPLTPGGLSGSQPVLWLKADSDVNENNGLLTEWADQSTDPVRFTLDVPTGKEAITPKYNSVGVNFNPSITFNNSYTTDHYDQSAKLIGDKQITFQSGYAVYKWPATGYAGSLVGSIEIKTYGSQILGGNADFAVGNGASKVWRGFKEPDPDRERFQLANYEIKDDTNHSARVNGKAAETIINGKATFGTFEFTPVIGATAGTSGSNWRGLRAEVAEIILYDSLTSDDAAKIETYLGVKYGITLNNGESNYISTNDDTVWTADSTYKHNIAGIGQDDAEALVQKQSRSINAGTQIAIGVNTLVNSNALNTGTLSDQQYLIWGDNGQDLTFDQQIGSTNEYHSQRVWKVQNTNGVGEVQIAIPTSAIPAGKKLLVSSSDTDFTNATQKELEIIDLNGVEHYAAKTTLNNGQFFTFGVLAQSAKVEEITAAGDEVVLTFDQEIVLTDLTGFTLEINGVEVTIDSFEIGVDGKTLKLKTSEEITQVDAVKVSYEKSVGNLKGKNGAPVHSFDYLIAPPALVITEPSGDTVFVKKPEIKGTTTPGAKVSVEIKDGSGAVIATPTVTVNQDGTWSFIPSADLVDGSYTIEVTSTKDDKTAKENKIITVDTTNPALVITEPSGDTLFMKKPEIKGTADKDAKVIVELKDESGNVVETREVEVDSNGNWSFIPSTDLKDGKYTINVTAEKHSKVSTDSKIVTVDTTDKSQLSGLELKRGDGTPIAISPAFNGGVTHYQASVTHDVYNTTVTLATYDPNATIEISVNGGVWKAIPNGSVSDELPLAVGTNTIVVKVTDAQGNVTEYTLTITRGSNGSNNNGGNNGGNSGGNTTPATPPTTTPPATDPGVNTSVNGNDGGFATGKTTTSGGNKQTSVLVNRDKLGDILSNGTGQKLAIQSSNDGDMQVDGLTAETVKQLADKGASLEIGNLLAIYPVPGGKMDLSGVSKQLGNAALGDIAVHIDIQRSSKALTDSARSKAKAEGYELLVDPVDLDMTFTHDGQTVRSGQLSGYAPKYIALPEGIDPNRITTGVIVNPDGTVFHVPTVVTKINSRYYALINDLRSHGSYSVIWNPQDFDDVKKHWGKVDVNNIAARLDLEGTGNNTFSPDRNVTRSEFSEIVVAGLGLMRQNVPNSIFPDVPESAWYQDAVTIANEFGIVRGYDNGNFYGDQQITREQGMAMIARAYSLIDPKTELSEEQITSLLAGYKDAASVSGWAREDVALLVEVGIVKGSGMELLSPKSNMTRAEVTALIARLLKTTNLIDK, encoded by the coding sequence GTGTTGTTACAAGGGGATTATTTCAAATGGAGAAAGCAGCTTATGGTGATGCTCATCTTTGTGCTGGTATTCGGGAGCTTCTCAACTACATTCGTACCTAAGGTATCAGCGGCTAGCAGTCCTCTTACTCCAGGTGGTTTGAGTGGATCTCAACCTGTACTATGGCTTAAAGCAGATTCTGATGTAAATGAAAATAACGGGCTATTGACGGAGTGGGCAGATCAATCTACTGACCCTGTGCGGTTTACTCTTGATGTTCCAACGGGCAAAGAAGCGATAACACCAAAGTATAATTCAGTCGGGGTGAATTTTAACCCGAGTATTACATTTAACAATTCTTATACTACTGACCACTATGATCAATCGGCAAAGTTAATAGGAGATAAACAGATTACATTTCAGTCTGGATATGCTGTCTATAAATGGCCAGCTACTGGCTATGCAGGATCACTTGTCGGATCGATTGAAATAAAAACTTACGGAAGTCAGATTTTGGGTGGAAATGCGGATTTTGCAGTTGGAAATGGCGCGAGCAAAGTATGGCGTGGTTTTAAAGAGCCTGACCCTGACAGAGAGAGATTCCAATTGGCCAATTATGAAATCAAGGATGACACGAACCATAGTGCAAGAGTTAACGGGAAAGCAGCAGAAACTATTATTAATGGTAAGGCTACTTTTGGTACCTTTGAATTCACTCCTGTAATTGGTGCTACTGCAGGAACCAGTGGCAGCAACTGGCGTGGTCTGCGCGCTGAAGTTGCTGAGATTATCTTGTATGATAGCTTAACAAGCGATGATGCCGCTAAAATTGAAACATACTTGGGAGTGAAGTATGGAATTACGCTTAACAATGGTGAGAGCAATTATATTTCCACAAATGATGATACCGTGTGGACTGCGGACAGTACCTACAAACACAACATTGCGGGTATAGGTCAAGATGATGCAGAAGCATTGGTGCAAAAGCAAAGCCGCAGTATTAATGCTGGAACGCAAATTGCAATTGGTGTAAATACCCTCGTTAATTCAAACGCGCTTAATACGGGGACACTGTCCGACCAACAATACTTAATCTGGGGCGACAATGGACAAGACTTGACGTTCGACCAACAGATTGGCAGCACGAACGAGTATCATTCACAGCGCGTTTGGAAGGTACAGAACACGAATGGCGTTGGTGAGGTTCAAATTGCGATTCCGACATCCGCTATTCCTGCAGGGAAAAAACTGCTAGTTAGCAGCAGCGATACGGATTTTACTAATGCAACTCAGAAGGAATTAGAAATTATTGATCTTAACGGTGTAGAGCATTACGCGGCTAAAACAACACTAAATAATGGGCAATTTTTCACATTTGGTGTATTGGCTCAAAGCGCAAAGGTTGAAGAAATAACAGCCGCTGGGGACGAGGTTGTATTAACCTTTGATCAAGAAATCGTTCTAACTGATCTAACCGGCTTCACGCTTGAAATCAACGGTGTAGAGGTTACGATTGATAGCTTTGAAATAGGAGTAGATGGTAAGACATTGAAGCTGAAGACGAGTGAGGAGATTACACAAGTTGATGCTGTTAAAGTGTCTTATGAGAAATCAGTTGGAAACTTAAAAGGAAAAAATGGTGCTCCTGTTCACAGCTTTGATTATCTCATTGCACCACCAGCTTTAGTCATCACCGAGCCAAGTGGTGATACCGTATTCGTGAAAAAGCCTGAAATCAAGGGCACGACCACTCCAGGTGCCAAGGTATCCGTAGAAATCAAGGATGGAAGTGGTGCTGTAATTGCTACGCCAACTGTCACTGTAAATCAAGATGGTACATGGAGTTTCATCCCTTCGGCTGATTTAGTAGATGGCTCTTATACAATTGAAGTGACGTCTACAAAAGATGATAAGACAGCTAAAGAAAACAAAATCATTACGGTAGATACCACAAATCCAGCTTTAGTCATCACCGAGCCAAGTGGTGATACATTATTCATGAAAAAGCCAGAAATCAAAGGTACAGCTGACAAGGATGCAAAGGTCATCGTTGAGTTGAAAGATGAGAGCGGCAATGTTGTCGAGACCCGCGAAGTGGAAGTAGACAGCAATGGAAATTGGAGCTTCATTCCGTCCACTGATTTAAAAGACGGGAAATATACAATCAATGTAACGGCAGAGAAACATAGCAAAGTGTCCACAGACTCCAAGATCGTTACGGTAGACACGACAGACAAATCACAACTATCGGGTCTCGAGTTAAAGCGTGGGGATGGAACACCGATTGCGATCTCTCCGGCTTTTAATGGGGGAGTAACCCATTATCAGGCTTCCGTGACCCACGATGTTTACAATACAACCGTAACGCTGGCGACTTATGACCCGAACGCCACAATCGAAATTTCGGTAAATGGCGGGGTATGGAAAGCAATCCCTAATGGCTCTGTAAGTGATGAATTGCCGCTGGCAGTCGGCACCAATACGATTGTTGTGAAGGTAACGGACGCCCAGGGCAATGTAACGGAATATACGCTGACCATCACCAGAGGATCCAATGGCAGCAATAATAATGGAGGTAACAACGGAGGCAATAGCGGAGGCAATACAACGCCTGCTACGCCGCCTACGACTACGCCACCCGCAACGGACCCAGGTGTGAATACGTCCGTGAACGGTAACGATGGCGGGTTTGCCACTGGCAAGACAACCACTTCTGGAGGTAACAAGCAAACTTCCGTACTGGTAAACAGAGATAAGCTTGGCGATATATTATCGAATGGAACGGGACAGAAGCTGGCCATTCAATCTTCGAATGATGGAGATATGCAGGTGGATGGTTTGACGGCAGAAACGGTTAAGCAATTGGCCGATAAGGGTGCGAGTCTAGAAATTGGCAACCTGTTAGCGATCTACCCTGTTCCTGGCGGAAAGATGGACTTAAGCGGTGTGTCCAAGCAATTGGGCAATGCAGCACTTGGTGATATCGCGGTCCATATTGATATCCAGCGTTCTTCGAAAGCACTGACTGACAGCGCGCGGAGCAAGGCAAAGGCAGAAGGGTACGAGTTATTGGTTGATCCGGTCGATCTTGACATGACCTTTACACATGACGGTCAGACGGTTAGATCGGGACAATTAAGCGGATATGCTCCGAAATACATCGCTCTGCCTGAAGGCATCGATCCGAACCGTATTACAACAGGTGTTATCGTGAATCCTGACGGTACTGTGTTCCATGTACCAACGGTCGTTACGAAGATCAACAGTCGCTACTATGCTCTGATCAACGATTTGCGTAGCCACGGTTCCTACTCTGTCATCTGGAATCCGCAGGATTTCGATGATGTGAAGAAACACTGGGGCAAAGTGGACGTTAACAATATCGCAGCGCGACTCGATCTGGAAGGAACCGGAAACAATACATTCTCGCCGGATCGTAATGTCACGCGCTCGGAGTTCTCGGAGATTGTCGTAGCTGGTCTTGGCTTGATGCGCCAGAACGTTCCAAACAGTATTTTCCCGGACGTTCCGGAATCTGCTTGGTACCAGGATGCAGTCACGATCGCGAATGAATTCGGTATCGTTCGCGGCTATGACAACGGCAACTTCTATGGCGACCAGCAAATTACAAGAGAACAAGGAATGGCGATGATCGCCCGGGCGTACAGCCTCATCGACCCGAAGACCGAGCTAAGCGAGGAGCAGATCACTTCCCTGCTGGCGGGTTACAAAGACGCAGCGAGCGTATCCGGCTGGGCGAGAGAGGATGTCGCTCTGCTGGTTGAAGTGGGAATCGTGAAGGGCAGCGGAATGGAGTTGCTGAGCCCGAAATCCAATATGACACGTGCCGAAGTAACGGCATTGATCGCAAGATTGCTCAAAACGACTAATCTGATCGACAAGTAA
- a CDS encoding DDE-type integrase/transposase/recombinase, whose amino-acid sequence MTARRLTNPSGRVLGPDIRAEDKVQSTTAVLWLELLAEIPNPNHMSFRNDNELVLQRNAFERTKDVSGLIVHSDQGFQYTSYAYYDMLPQVGAQISISRRGNCYDNASMESFFSHL is encoded by the coding sequence GTGACAGCACGACGCTTGACAAATCCAAGCGGCCGGGTATTGGGTCCCGATATTCGGGCAGAAGATAAGGTGCAGTCAACAACAGCAGTGCTATGGCTGGAACTGCTGGCAGAAATACCGAACCCCAACCATATGAGCTTTCGAAACGATAATGAATTGGTCCTGCAGAGAAATGCCTTTGAAAGGACGAAGGACGTGTCTGGATTGATCGTTCACAGCGACCAAGGGTTCCAGTACACGTCCTACGCTTACTACGACATGCTGCCACAGGTTGGCGCCCAAATCAGCATATCTCGCAGAGGCAATTGTTATGATAATGCCTCTATGGAAAGCTTCTTCTCGCATCTATAG